One genomic window of Diospyros lotus cultivar Yz01 chromosome 8, ASM1463336v1, whole genome shotgun sequence includes the following:
- the LOC127808685 gene encoding ras-related protein RABA1f-like, whose product MMGAYRADDDYDYLFKVVLIGDSGVGKSNLLSRFTRNEFSVESKSTIGVEFATRSIQVDDKIVKAQIWDTAGQERYRAITSAYYRGAVGALLVYDVTRHVTFENVERWLKELRGHTDSNIVIMLVGNKADLRHLRAVSTGDAKGFAEREKTYFMETSALESLNVDNAFTEVLTQIYHVVSRKALDIGDDPAALPKGQTINIGGKDDVSAVKKGGCCSS is encoded by the exons atgATGGGTGCATATAGAGCAGATGACGATTACGATTACCTGTTCAAGGTGGTGTTGATCGGAGACTCCGGCGTTGGCAAATCCAACCTCCTCTCTCGCTTCACCCGCAACGAGTTCAGCGTCGAGTCCAAATCCACCATCGGCGTCGAGTTCGCCACTCGCAGCATTCAGGTTGATGATAAGATCGTTAAGGCCCAGATCTGGGACACCGCCGGCCAAGagag GTATCGTGCAATCACAAGCGCCTACTATCGCGGGGCAGTAGGGGCGCTGTTGGTCTACGATGTTACCCGACACGTGACCTTCGAGAACGTCGAGAGATGGCTCAAGGAGCTCCGGGGGCACACCGACTCGAACATCGTGATAATGCTGGTCGGAAACAAGGCGGATCTCCGCCACCTCCGCGCCGTGTCCACCGGCGACGCCAAAGGCTTCgccgagagagagaagacgtatTTCATGGAGACGTCGGCGCTGGAGTCGTTGAACGTGGACAACGCCTTCACGGAGGTGCTGACGCAAATATACCACGTGGTGAGCAGGAAAGCGCTGGACATCGGGGACGACCCAGCGGCGCTGCCAAAGGGCCAGACCATCAACATCGGGGGGAAAGACGATGTATCCGCCGTCAAGAAGGGCGGCTGCTGTTCTTCGTAG